The genomic region TGCAAAAAGACAACAATTATCACTTTTATGCAACAGTAGATCAGATATCGTGAATAAACGTAATGCCAGGCCTTTCTTGCACACAAAATAGAGCCGCTAATTAGCGGCTCTATAAACGAGTTCGGTTCGTTACAATTTGCTCACTGACGAAAAACCATTCGCTTGCGGATAACAATATATCATGACTTCTGATAGCTGCGGCGGAAGGCACCAGGTGTGATTCGTTCAAGCTTCTTGAAGATTGCTCCATAATAGCTGGTCGATTCGAAGCCAACTTGACGAGCAATATCCTCCATCCCACGCTGCACATTGTCGAGCAGAAGTTCCTTGCTCTTGTTGACCCTTACCTGATTAACATAGCTGATGGGACGAATACCTGTCGTCTTCTTAAACAAATGACAGAAATATTCTGGTGTGACACAGATCAATCCAGCCAGCGTTGGCAAAGTAATCTCTTCAGCATAATGCTGTTCAATATAATCCAGAACCGGCTTTAATCGCTCATACTGCTGCCCGACGGTATCGCTGCCCTCCACAGATACGCGTTGAATAATCTCGGTCAATAAAGTATAGAGGATAGCTGAGCAGGCGTAATTGCTTAATGTCTGCTCTTGTGGTGTTAAGGCTGCTTGCAGCAGCTCCCGCATGCGGGATAGAAGGTATTCAGGCGATGCAAGCGTGTATACGCATGTGTCGACAATGCCCACGGTTTCAAACAAGCTCGCTGACCCGCTGCCATCAAAAATGATCCAGTCGACTTCCCAGTTCTCGGATAGGGCATAGTATTCGTGCTTCTGTCCAGGGAACAACAGTATGCCCATACCCGGCTTGACGATATATTCCGTTTCACTTAGCTTAAGCTTGCCCACACCGCTGCGACATTGTATCCACTGATAATCCTGAATGCCTTGGTCTCGGCGTATATGCTCCTGTTCATGATGCAGACCGATGCCAAGCAAATAAAAAGGGAGCAGCTTGTCTCGGGCAGATAATACCGGGAAATTGCGATTGGGAAGAGGCATAGGACTAACTCTCCTGTTATCTTAATATTGTTATATTATATTAATTATTTAAGATATTCACTCTAATTAATATAGCATATAATCGCAATATATTGATAAATAAAGGAGATCAGAGGATGACAATTAAGATCGGAATTGATTATTATCCAGAGCAATGGGCTCCGGAATTATGGGAGAAAGATGCCGTACTTATGCAAGAGACAGGGGTTGCTATTGTGCGAATGGCAGAGTTCGCCTGGAGCCGAATGGAACCGACTGAGGGGAATTATCAGTTTGAATGGCTGGATGCGGCTATAGAAGTATTCGCTTCGCGCGGCATGGAAATTGTGTTATGCACCCCAACCAATACTCCGCCAAACTGGATGACAACCCGTTATCCGGATGTGCTGCCCATGGATGAGCAACGCCACATCATTCGGCCAGGTGTGCGTGGACATCGTTGCAACAACAGCCCTTCCTTGAGAATGCTGGGCTCCAAATTTGTGGAAGCGATATCACAGCGCTATGGTAAGCATCCCGCTGTTATCGGCTGGCAAATCGATAACGAGATGCACTACCAGGAGTGCCATTGTGATACATGCAATCGTGCATTTGTCGCTTGGCTGCAAAAGCGTTATTCCAATCTGGAGGAGTTGAACCGGGAGTGGGGTACGGTCGTCTGGAGCGGTGAGTACAGCAGCTGGGCTGAGGTAACAACGCCGCTCGGTACCAGCAAACCAATGAATCCTTCTTATCTTCTGGAGTACAAACGGTTTTGTTCCGACAGCGTAGGCTATCTGCTGGGATGGCAGCTTGAGATTTTACGCCGTAACTGTCCAGATCAATTCGTGACGCATAACATGTGGCAATATCCGAATAGCCTGGACTACTATGATATGCACAACGAATTGGACTTCGTCTCTGTCGATTATTATCCGAATGAGCTGTATCGCGATTATGGCGATCGGTTTCCGAGGAACGGAGCGCTTACGCTAGACTTGGTTCGCGGTATCAAGCGCCGGAATTTCTGGGTAATGGAACAGCTCAGCGGAGCACAGGGTGCCTGGATGCCGATTCAGCGTACCCCCTATCCTGGACTGATCCGAGCTCGCTCTTGGCAGACAATCGCTCGCGGTGCGGATATGGTCGTCCATTTCCGCTGGCGGAGTGCTACCGTCGGAGCCGAACAGTTCTGGCACGGGCTGATCGACCACAGCAATGTTCCTGGACGCAGATTCAGGGAATTCTCGGAGCTTACTCGCGAGGTGAACCAATTAGGAGAACTGCTGGCCGACTCAACCATTGTTACCCAGGTTGCGATTCTGCATTCGCATGATCAGCATACAGCGCTTTCTCTTCAGCCGCAGGCGGAAGGGGGAATGCACTATATAGATAACTTGTCCTCTATGCATAATGCATTTCTGAAAATGGGCGTCGGTACAGACGTTATCAATTGGACGGAGGAGCTCGACGGGTACAAGCTGGTCATTGTCCCCTCCCTCTTCCTGTTAAATGAAGAAGTAGCACAGCGACTGGAGCGATTCGCAGCCAAGGGTGGTACGGTTGTCCTCACCAATCGGACTGGCGTGAAGAACATGAGGAACGTATGTGAGATGTTGCCTCTGCCGGGGCTACTGGCTGAAGCGGCGGGTGTTGTTGTAAGTGAATATGATGCCATCGGCAACAGTGAGCATCGGATACGGAACGCGGAGGGCAAGACCTTCGCTGCGAAGCAATGGTGTGATCTATTGGAACTGAGAGGTGCAGAGCCGATCGCCTGGTATGACAACGACTTTTACGAGGGTGTACCGGCGATTACTGTCAATAAGCTTGGTGAAGGTGAAGTGTATTATGTCGGCACTTGGCCGGATCCATCGTATTTCTATCAGCTGTTTGAAGACATATTGAAGGAAAAAGGGTTGGCGCCCGAGATCCAGTTGCCGGAAGGTGTCGAGCTGTCGATCCGAACGAAGGGGGAGCAAAACTTCCTGTTCCTGATCAACCTGACGAATGAGCAACGAGAGATTACGTTGGACGTTCCTTATCGCAGCTTGTTGACTAGCGAGAGATTGAATCAGAAGTTGACGCTTCCAGCTCTGGGAGTAGACATTCTAACTGTATAAGATCAGTAGCTTGTCATATTTAAGAAGGGATGTCTCACAAGGCTTACGACCTTGCGGGACATCCCTTCACTTACTTCACTAACGTCCACCAATTCGAATAAGAGTTATTCCAGTTAGTTCATCTTATTTGATTTTGATCCCCAGTTCATCATTCTTGGCTTCCTGCAAATCATCATAGACCTTATCTGGTTTGCCACGAAGTTTTAATATCATCGACTTCGGATTGTCCAACAGATTGCTGCTGAAAGAATACATCATTCCATCTTCCGTTCCGCTCCCGTTTACCATGGATAAAATGGTCTGCTTCCCGTCTTTAGTGGTAGTTACAATCTCAAGAGGCTGAACGACCTCACTGATCGACAACTTCGTTTTGTAATCGATCTCTTGCTCCGGCTCAAAAACAAATCTAACCCGAGTCACAAGCGGTGATAATTCCACTTCTGACAACATAACTTCATAACCCCCAACGGTAAAAGTACGATTAACGTTCAAGATTTCCGTTTTGGGGATAGAGAATTTGGGATCCAGCGCAAAAGAAAGATTCATTTTTTTGGAAAATTGATATTTCCGTTCCTTTTCCCCGTTTTCTGAATATTCCACCACATCCGGAACAACGGAAGAAAGCTGGAATTGAAGATTCACTTGCTCAGGCAACGGTTTGTTTCGATTCCGTTCAAGTGTACTTCGACCATAGATAGTATGTTTATCATTTGAGAAATGCACGCCTCCTATATTTCCGTTATCCAGAACATAACCTGTTCTTGCATCCGTCATCTTGGTATTGACGATCGAATATATCTCTTGTGAAGCATCCGTTCTAGCGGTATACAATACGGTTATCCTGTTCTCATCTGCCATAACCGCATTCACGGTAAACTGATATATGCCCGATGTAACCGTCTGATCCACGAGTTGCACATAACCATTATTGAGCGTTGAAGTAATCGTAGTACGTTCCATATCCGAAGTTAGCCGGCCACGAAAGGGCTCAAGTACTCCCCAGTGGGTTACAGGCTCAGTATATGTTGCCGGTTGTTGCCCATAGTTTCCAAGCGGGCCCATAAGAAACCAACCTGCAGCCAGAACCGTGACAAGCACTGCCGTGATCCATTTGACACGAAAGGTCCTACCTGATCGTTTTGTTCTGCCCTTTGCGAGACCACGTTGAATTGCAGCAGTCGTGTCCGTCGGATTCCAGTGCTGCTTCTCTCTTTTCACCTGATATGCATCTGCAAGAAGTGCTTTCTCCTCCGGGTTAGTGGTCATGCCAATCCCTCCTATTCTTCATCAACTTGCGCAACTGCTGGAGCCCCTTGTGCTGCCAGGTCTTGATCGTACCTTCCGGTTTGCCGAGGATCGAGGCAATATCCGTCAGTGTCATGTCGTTATAATATTTCAGCAATAATACATGGCGATATTTCGGTTTCAACTTTTGCAAAAGAGATTCCATAGCGATTCGATTATCATCTACACTGATCATCCAAGACGCCGGAATGCTGTCCTCTATATCTTCCTTCGCCAGAGGTGTCGCCCGTTTGCGCCGCCTCTGCTCATCGATACAGATATAGATGAGAATCCGAATGATCCACGACTTGAACGCCTTCTCATTGTTCAGCGTCCGACGCTTGATCCAAGCTCGGCACGTCATCTCCTGTACCGCTTCCAGCGCGTCTTGCTGGTTACGCAAATAACTGTAGGCAATGCTAATGAGCGTATCTTGATGTTCCATAATGGATTGCACAAATGCCGTCTCGTCTTCGGTCTGTACATATATCCTCTGGTTCATCTCTGCTTTTGTTTCCACCCCGCATCCCTCCTTCTCTCTCTTTCTGTGGTATAAGACGGGTGAGTGAAGCAAACGGTTTTTAATATTTGTTCATCAAAAAAGCTCCGCCATCATCATGAGGGAGCTTGATTACATAGCACTTCGGCCGCCGGTATACAGAATTACGCACACGCATGAACAATCCAAGATCAACTGACTTACAGGTTGCCGGTGACTTCAATCCCGTCAGCCAATTGCAAATGGTTTCTCACCCAAGTGGTAAACTGATTCAAAAACATCCGTAATTCAGGCTCTGCAACCACCTGTTGATCCAACTCTGATAAAATCCCCACCCACACTTCCTTCGTAATCGGATTCTCCCAGCAGGGATCTAGAGCCTTCATCTCTTCTCCAGTTCGCGGGTTAATTAAGGGAAATACGCGATCCAATGCAGGACGAATGTAGTCAAAGTCTTCATGATATATGAACAGCATGTCTTCCATCTCTACTTTAACCGATTCTTCTATGTATAAAGGGGATAACACAAAACCCACATTCCGCTGCGGACCTTGATACTGATATATGAGCGTAGGAATAGTCCTTTTTGATTTTTTAGCCATATAGAATCCTCCTATTTCAGGCAAAACTCCTACCGATCAGAGTTCAAACCAGATTAAACCACCTTCGACCTGCCTGGTTTCCTGCTCCATCTGTTGCATCCAGCCCCGCGCCTCTTCACCCCAGATATGAAACAAACAGTAGATATACAACGCTCCGTCCGCAATCTCTTCCACGCCTGAAGCCTCTTCGATCCACACTTCCAGTGCTCTAGGCCAGGAAGGATCCTCACGGTTCAATACAAAGCCGTTGGCATGGTGTTCCAGACTATATATTTCGGTAAACGTTAATGCACCTGCCAGACGCTTCACGACTTCAGGTAAAATCGCAGGCTCCGTTGCTCTAATCCCATATTCCCAGCCCATATGCACAACCTCCTTCAGACTTCGTTCGCTCCAGATTGTTGCTTCTGTTCATGCATTTGATGGATTGAACGATCCAACCACAACTCATACCAGTCCAGAAAATGTAGTCGATTCGTATTGCCCCAATACTGATCAGGATAAATTCCATTGCGGTTAGCCCGGTCATCAACCCAGATCTCTCCGTAGGAGGCTCCCTTAACAATTAGATTCATGGATATGCCACAACCAAAATCACTGATGCGCAGCATGCCTGCCGACCACTTTGGATCAAGATATTCATGTTCCAACGCTTCCCATTCCTCTTCTTCTTTGCTGTCTTCGAACCAGTCATAGTTCCAGTTCCATGCTCCCGTGAATTGAAAAGGGTCCGAGATCGCATTCAGCTCATCATCATAACCAAGCACAGCATATACGCCGTCATCCGGGTTCTCCAGACCATAATAAGGTCCTGCACCACCCGTTCCCATATGAAGAAGCCATGCCTTATACTCCTCCGGCAACTTAATTTGCCATTTCTGTTCAAATTGCGTGATATCCTCCTGCGTCCACACAGGCTCCAATTCATATTCATGGTTTTCTGCACCGAACAGGTCCAGATCCGGGTCCAGACTTCGGAGAGTGCTCAACTTTTCACGCATACGTTCCAGTTGTACATTGTACATGGCCTAC from Paenibacillus sp. FSL R5-0341 harbors:
- a CDS encoding DUF4179 domain-containing protein; translation: MTTNPEEKALLADAYQVKREKQHWNPTDTTAAIQRGLAKGRTKRSGRTFRVKWITAVLVTVLAAGWFLMGPLGNYGQQPATYTEPVTHWGVLEPFRGRLTSDMERTTITSTLNNGYVQLVDQTVTSGIYQFTVNAVMADENRITVLYTARTDASQEIYSIVNTKMTDARTGYVLDNGNIGGVHFSNDKHTIYGRSTLERNRNKPLPEQVNLQFQLSSVVPDVVEYSENGEKERKYQFSKKMNLSFALDPKFSIPKTEILNVNRTFTVGGYEVMLSEVELSPLVTRVRFVFEPEQEIDYKTKLSISEVVQPLEIVTTTKDGKQTILSMVNGSGTEDGMMYSFSSNLLDNPKSMILKLRGKPDKVYDDLQEAKNDELGIKIK
- a CDS encoding AraC family transcriptional regulator — protein: MPLPNRNFPVLSARDKLLPFYLLGIGLHHEQEHIRRDQGIQDYQWIQCRSGVGKLKLSETEYIVKPGMGILLFPGQKHEYYALSENWEVDWIIFDGSGSASLFETVGIVDTCVYTLASPEYLLSRMRELLQAALTPQEQTLSNYACSAILYTLLTEIIQRVSVEGSDTVGQQYERLKPVLDYIEQHYAEEITLPTLAGLICVTPEYFCHLFKKTTGIRPISYVNQVRVNKSKELLLDNVQRGMEDIARQVGFESTSYYGAIFKKLERITPGAFRRSYQKS
- a CDS encoding beta-galactosidase translates to MTIKIGIDYYPEQWAPELWEKDAVLMQETGVAIVRMAEFAWSRMEPTEGNYQFEWLDAAIEVFASRGMEIVLCTPTNTPPNWMTTRYPDVLPMDEQRHIIRPGVRGHRCNNSPSLRMLGSKFVEAISQRYGKHPAVIGWQIDNEMHYQECHCDTCNRAFVAWLQKRYSNLEELNREWGTVVWSGEYSSWAEVTTPLGTSKPMNPSYLLEYKRFCSDSVGYLLGWQLEILRRNCPDQFVTHNMWQYPNSLDYYDMHNELDFVSVDYYPNELYRDYGDRFPRNGALTLDLVRGIKRRNFWVMEQLSGAQGAWMPIQRTPYPGLIRARSWQTIARGADMVVHFRWRSATVGAEQFWHGLIDHSNVPGRRFREFSELTREVNQLGELLADSTIVTQVAILHSHDQHTALSLQPQAEGGMHYIDNLSSMHNAFLKMGVGTDVINWTEELDGYKLVIVPSLFLLNEEVAQRLERFAAKGGTVVLTNRTGVKNMRNVCEMLPLPGLLAEAAGVVVSEYDAIGNSEHRIRNAEGKTFAAKQWCDLLELRGAEPIAWYDNDFYEGVPAITVNKLGEGEVYYVGTWPDPSYFYQLFEDILKEKGLAPEIQLPEGVELSIRTKGEQNFLFLINLTNEQREITLDVPYRSLLTSERLNQKLTLPALGVDILTV
- a CDS encoding sigma-70 family RNA polymerase sigma factor — protein: METKAEMNQRIYVQTEDETAFVQSIMEHQDTLISIAYSYLRNQQDALEAVQEMTCRAWIKRRTLNNEKAFKSWIIRILIYICIDEQRRRKRATPLAKEDIEDSIPASWMISVDDNRIAMESLLQKLKPKYRHVLLLKYYNDMTLTDIASILGKPEGTIKTWQHKGLQQLRKLMKNRRDWHDH
- a CDS encoding SMI1/KNR4 family protein: MYNVQLERMREKLSTLRSLDPDLDLFGAENHEYELEPVWTQEDITQFEQKWQIKLPEEYKAWLLHMGTGGAGPYYGLENPDDGVYAVLGYDDELNAISDPFQFTGAWNWNYDWFEDSKEEEEWEALEHEYLDPKWSAGMLRISDFGCGISMNLIVKGASYGEIWVDDRANRNGIYPDQYWGNTNRLHFLDWYELWLDRSIHQMHEQKQQSGANEV